TGATTATCCAATGCTTTGCGACGAATTAAATCTGTTCGATTCACTTCTTCCCCATTGACAAAAACAGCATCTAAACCATATTCTTTGACTTTTTGGTTCTTTTTGTAATTCTCATAATACCCGTATCCTTTCGTATAGTGCAACGATACATTCGAGCTCCACAAATCGGACCATCGTTCACTCCAATGTAATTGGTAGTGATCTTGTTTGTAATTATCCGTTTCGTTGTTGTAGAACTGTGTATTTCCTTCGTCGTCCTTATATTTTCCTGATGGGTTATAACGACGTCCATACTCATCTATTTCCTCTTGTGATACGCCATTCCATGCTTGATAGGTCTTTTGTTTCCCACCAAAGACTAATGCTTTGATCAAAGAAGTATTGCCGACGTATACCCCTTGCAAGAAGTACGATCTTAAATCCGAAGAGGCGTGATCAATATACCCATCCGAATGGATATCCGACAAACGACCCGCAATTTCAAATTTATCGTTTATTAATCCTGTACTGAACTTAACTGTTGATTTACGGGTATTATAACTTCCAAATGAATTGGCTATTTCTCCGTTGGCTTCTTGCGAATAGTCATCCGTTTTTAAATTTAAACTGGCACCAAAAGCAGCCGAACCATTGGTTGATGTTCCAACACCTCGCTGTAGTTGCAAGTTTTGCACCGAAGAACCAAAATCAGGCATATTCACCCAAAATGAACCTTGTGATTCGCCATCGTTATACGGAATTCCATTTAAAGTTACATTCACACGTGTGGCATCAGAACCACGCACGCGGAAACTCGAATAACCGATTCCATTTCCGGCATCAGTTGTTGTGACTACAGAAGTCATCTGCCCCATTAACACAGGAATATCCTGCCCTAGATTGCGTTTAGTCAATGCCGCTTTGGACAAATTCTCATAGGCAATAGGTGATTTTCCATCCACGCGAACAGCCGATAAAACGATTTCATTTAAGGCTGTCTTTTGGATTGAATCTTGTACTGTTTGATGTTGCGCTAACCCAGGTAGGGTTGCACTTAAACATAAACCAAGAATAAATAATGAATTTACGGTTACTTTTTTCATTCGTAAAAATACTTTCACAAATAAAAGGGGCAATTATTGTTTGATTAATAATTACACGTTCCCATGCAAGGCATTCCTTGCTCTATATTCCCTTGGCAGCATTACCTGCCCAGGTTCTACGGGTATGATCTCAGCCTGTTCGGCACCCCTTTGAGATTTGAACTGCAAATATAGTCAATTATTAAGAATAAAACAAACGATTGATCCAATCTTTTCTGTTTTTTCCTTGTTGCCATGAACCAGTAAAATGGTGAACTGCATGTGTCTCAGAACAAATGCTATATTCACCTGTATCACAGTTCTTGGGACTGAAAAAGGATTGAGGATAGACTACGGCTTTACAAGCTTCAAGGTGTTGTTCTTGATTCGTTAATTTCAACCCGTGTAACAAAAAATCCTTGGTGATTGTAATCGTATTGGGTGTAGTATAGTGTTTTTTATACAAGTGCTTTCGATAAAAGGACTTGTTTTGATAAAAAGCCAATATTCTTTTTAATATAAGATGCTGCTTTACACTTCCAATAACGGCAGTACTCAACAAACAATCTGATTCAAAACCGCAAAAGAATTGATGCGATAAAAAAGAATCAAAACTTTTGATAATTTCAACGTCCGTATC
The window above is part of the Myroides odoratus DSM 2801 genome. Proteins encoded here:
- a CDS encoding glycosyltransferase family 32 protein yields the protein MIPKKIHLCWFGKGVYPLKMMQCLASIAKYLPDYEVIIWTEDNFDIAKYRFAQEAYQEKKYAFVSDVCRIHVLNEHGGIYLDTDVEIIKSFDSFLSHQFFCGFESDCLLSTAVIGSVKQHLILKRILAFYQNKSFYRKHLYKKHYTTPNTITITKDFLLHGLKLTNQEQHLEACKAVVYPQSFFSPKNCDTGEYSICSETHAVHHFTGSWQQGKNRKDWINRLFYS